Within Mycobacterium botniense, the genomic segment GCCCGGATCGAAGGTTCCAAAGCATTCGCCAAAGAAATCATGGCAGCGGCCGGTGTTAGCACCGCTGCAAGCGAAATCGTCGATAATCCAGCATATTTGGATAGGGCGCTGGACCGGTTTGGGCTGGCCGTCGGCGAACCTGCCTGGGTGGTTAAAGATGACCGGCTGGCCGCCGGTAAGGGTGTAGTAGTGACCCCGGATCGTGCTATCGCGCGTGCCCACGCGGCCAGACTGCTCGAATCTGGGCATCCGGTGCTGCTGGAGTCCTATCTGGACGGGCCCGAGGTATCGCTGTTCTGTGTGGTCGACGGCATGACGGTGGTGCCACTGCTGGCGGCGCAGGATTTCAAGCGGGTCGGTGACGGGGACACGGGGCCTAACACCGGTGGAATGGGCGCTTACGCGCCTTTGCCGTGGCTGCCGGAAGGCATCTGCGCTCAGATTGTCACTGAAATCGTGGAACCTGTGGCGGCCGAGCTTACCCGGCGCGACTGTCCGTTCCAGGGCCTGCTCTACGCGGGGCTGGCGATCACCAAAAATGGTCCGGCTGTGGTCGAATTCAATTGCCGTTTTGGTGATCCCGAGACGCAATCGATCCTGGCGCTGCTGGACTCACCACTGGGGCAGCTGCTTTATGCCGCGGCCACCGGTGAGCTGGCTGCTTTTGGCGCACTGCGCTGGCGCGACGGCGCGGCCGTGACCGTGGTGCTGGCTGCGGAAAACTACCCTAACCATCCCCGGCTTGGCGACGTCATCATCGGGTCGGACGCCGATGGAGTGCTGCATGCCGGCACGACGCGGCGCGGAGACGGGACAGTCGTGTCCTCCGGCGGGCGCGTGCTGTCGGTGGTGGGCACCGGTACCGACCTATGTGCCGCCCGCTCGGCGGCTTACCGCATTCTCGAGTCGATTCGTTTGCCCGGCGGGCACTTTCGCACTGACATCGCCCTACTGGCCGCTGAAGGCAAAATTCACATCTAAGCCCAGCCGGCTCGCGCACGCCGCGGAATTCCCGGGGGCTCGGGACCCTCAGTGCGGCCTGGGTGCGGCGGGCTAGCAGCCGGCGGCTTGGCCGTCCCGGCGCGGGTCACTGGCGGCGAAATACCCATCGTCGAGCCGCCAGATCGCCTGGCAGCTACCGAAGTCGTTGTAGTCATCCACAACCACCAGCTGGTGGCCGCGGCGGTGCAGCTCGTCCAGCGTTGACTGCGGTAAACCGGGCTCACAGCAGAGCTGCATACCCTGCAGCCACCGGAACCTGGGCCCGTCGCAAGCCGTCTGCGGGTTCTGGCCGTAGTCGGCGATGCGCACCACCATCTGCACATGGCCCTGGGGCTGCATCGTGCCGCCCATCACGCCGAAGCTCATTACCGGCGCGCCGTCCCGGGTCAGGAAACCGGGGATGATCGTGTGGTAAGGACGCTTGTTCGGCCCGACTTGGTTCGGATGCCCGCGCGTCACGGCGAAACTCGAGCCACGGTTCTGCAGGGCGATGCCGGTCCCGGGCACCACGACGCCCGAGCCGAATCCCATGTAGTTCGACTGGATCATCGACACCATCATCCCGGCGGCGTCGGCGGCGGCGAGATACACGGTGCCCCCGCCCGGCTGTCCGGCAGATGCCGGCGTGGCCCGGTTGAGGTCGATGAGCGTCGCCCGGTGCCGCAGATACTCGCTGTCGAGCAGTTGCTGTGGTGCCAGCGGCATATGACCGATATCGGCGACGTAGGTGTGCGCGTCGGCGAAGGCGAGCTTCAGCGCTTCGATCTGCAGATGCAGACTGTCAGCAGAATCGACGGGGAACGAGCCGATGTCGAAGTGCTCAAGAATGCCTAGCGCTATCAACGCGACGATGCCCTGGCCGTTGGGCGGAATCTCGTGGACGGTGTAGCCGCGGTAGGCTGCGCTGACCGTACCGACCCAGTCGGGGCGATGCGTGGCGAGGTCACTGGCGCGAAGGGCGGCGCCGTGGGCGGCGGCGTGCGCCTCGAGTTCTGCCGCGAGTTCACCGCGATAGAACGCCTCGCCGTTGGTCATGGCGATGGTCTCGAGCGTAGCCGCATGGTCGGGGAACCTGACCAGTTCACCGGGTTTGGGTGGCCGTCCGCGCGGCAGGAACACCTCGGCGAACCCGGGCTGGGATTCACATATCGGTGCCTGCGCCGCCCACTGCGCCGCCACTGTCGGTGAGACCAGAAATCCGTTGCGGGCGTAGGTGATTGCGGGCTCGAAAACACGGGTGAACGGTAGCTTTCCGAACTTCGCGTGTAGTTCCACCCATGCCGACACCGCACCGGGCACGGTGACTGAATCCCAGCCCAGGGTGGGCACTGCCCGCCCGCCGAAGTACTCCGGCGTCCACGCGGCCGGAGAGCGGCCTGACGCGTTCAGCCCATGCAGTCGCTGACCATCCCAGACGATGGCGAAGGCGTCCGAGCCGATGCCGTTGGACACCGGTTCGACCACGGTGAGTGTGATAGCGGCGGCGAGAGCCGCGTCGACCGCGCTGCCGCCCTCACTGAGCATCCGAAGGCCCGCTTGTGCGGCAAGCGGCTGCGAGGTGCACACAACGTTTTGCGCCAGAACCGGTTTCCGCGGCCACGCATAGGGCAACTCCCAAGAGAAAGGCACAGTCACCGCCGGACTCCTTGGCGTTCAGGCTCGACTGGCCCCGAATTTTTCGGCGGCCGCACGGCGATCGACGGAACCTTTTGCGGTGTGGGGCAACTCGTCCGTCACCTGGATGGTGGCAGGGACCTCGAAAGCAGCCAGCCGCTCCCGGCAGAACGAGGCGAGTTCGGTGGTGTCCGGGTGATCCGAGGCTCCAGCGACCACGACTGCGGCGACCGTCTCCCCGTAGATCGGGTCCGGGACGCCGAACACCGCTGCCTCCACCACATTTGGGTGACTAGTCAGAACCACCTCGACCCGTTCGGGCGAGACCTTCTCCCCGGCCCGGTTGATGAGCTCCTTGATACGCCCGCGCAGTGTCAGCTCTCCCCCCGCGGACAGTGATCCCAGGTCGCCGGTGTGCAGCCACCCGTCCGTGAATGTCCGCGCCGTTGCGTCGGGATCTCCCAGGTAGCCACGCGCCACCGTGCGGCCGCGCAGCCAGATCTCGCCCACCGCATCGGGCGGGCAGGGTCGGCCGTCATCCCCGACGATCCGGATCTGTGCTCCGGTGGAGCAACCAACGAAACCCGCCGCCGGGATCTGGTCGTCGGTTGTGCTCGCCACCTGGTGGGTGGCCTCGGTCATGCCATAGGCGCTCATCACCGGTGCACCGAATTCGGTCCGCAGTGCCTGCGCCGTTTGGGTGCTGAGCGCCGCGCTGCAGCTGCGAATGAACCGCAGCCCGCCGGAGTGCTCGGCCGCGGCACGTTTCAGGAGAATCTGGTGAATCGTCGGCACTGCCGTGAACCAGGTCGCGTGTGCGGCACGGATATCGTCCCAAAAAGTGTGTGCGGAAAACCGTCCCCCGGCGGGTAACAGCACAGTCCCTCCGGAAGCCAGGGTGGACAGCAGTGCCGCGACCAGCCCATGACCGTGAAACAGCGGCATCACCGCGACCGTCGCATCCTGCGGGCCTAACCGATAGGTGTCGATCACTCCACGTACCGCGGACGCGATGTTGTCGCAGGTCCACGGCACCATCTTCGGTGAACCCGTCGTGCCTCCGGTGAACATGATCACAGCGTCGTCGGACCGCAGCCCGTCGGGCGCCGCGCTGACCGGGTAAGGCGGGGCGGCGGCGTCGAGGTCGATGCGGAGACCGCCGCGGCTCACCGGAACCGAGACCGGCCAGCATGGGAATGCGGTTTCGCCGGTTTCGCCGGACTGGTCGATCAAGGCCACTCGCGCGCCGGCCGCCGCGATCCTGGCGTTCTGCTCGGCGAGTGGCAGTGCGGGGTCCAGGGGAACCGCGACAAGCCCTGCCCGGGATGCCGCCAAGAACCCGAGGACGAAAGCAGCGCTATTGGGTGCGCGCAGCGCGACCCGGTCACCCGGCTGCAGGCCGCGCCGGGCCAGCTGCCCGGCCAGCTCGTCGACCAGCGTGATCAGGTCGCGATAGGTGACCGGGACGCGGTTGGCGGTGACGATGAGTGCCGGTGTTTCCGGGTGGCGTCTCGCGGCGGCCTCGACCAGAGCGGCGATTTGCGGGGCGGCGGCGGTCACCTCGATCACACTCCTTCTCCAGACGCACGCGGGCACGCGAGGGCAGCGCCCTCACCTGTACGATGCCCGCACACCTCATGAGCTGTCCAACCACTGACGTATTGGCGCTGGTTGGCAGGATCGCGGTTGGACTCCGATGCCAAACCGACAAGAGTTAAGTCAGTGTCAGGGTGAGATGCCGCATGTTGCGGTGGTTGGATCCTGATCACCTGGTGTCTGGCTCGTAGAGTGTCTGCCGCCTTCGGGCTGGCGTGCATGGGTTTTGTCGGCATCAGGTGTGAAGGACCGGCCGGCGTGACTTGATAGGAGCGTGGCATCCGCCCCGACTGAGATGTGTCCGCCGACCGGCCCAACCGTCACCTCACAGTGAAGGAGGCAACCACCATGGTTGTTGTTGGAGCCGATGTACACAAGCGCACGCACACGTTCGTCGCGGTCGATGAGGCCGGGCGCAAGCTGGCCGAGAAGGTTGTCAAGGCCACTACTGCAGGTCATGCCGAGGCGGTGATGTGGGCCCGAGAAAGCTTCGGGCCAGAGGTGGTGTGGGCGATCGAGGATTGCCGGCATCTGTCGGCCCGGTTAGAGCGTGATCTGATGGGCTTTGGTCAGTCGGTGGTGCGGGTGCCGCCGAAGTTGATGGCCCAAACGCGGGCTAGCGCACGCACCCGGGGCAAGTCTGATCCAATCGACGCCTTAGCAGTCGCGCGCGGTTTTCTGCGTGAACCCGATCTGCCGGTCGCCTCCCATGATGAGGTGTCGCGGGAGTTGAAGTTGTTGGTGGATCGCCGGGAAGTCCTTGTGGCGCAACGCACTGCCACCATCAACCGGCTGTTGTGGCGGGTGCACGAGCTCGACCCCGACCACGCGCCCAAAGCCCGTTCGCTGGATCTGGCCAAGCACCGCCGGATTCTCGGCGATTGGCTTGCCACGGTGCCTGGCCTGGTCGCTGAGTTGGCGCGCGACGAGCTAGCCGACATCATCCGACTCACCGAGACCATCAACGCCTTGACCAAGCGCATCGGACAGCGAGTTCGCCACGTCGCCCCGGTGCTGCTTGCTCTTCCAGGCTGCGGGGAGCTGACCGCGGCCAAACTCGTCGGAGAAACCGCCGGGGTGACCCGGTTCAAAAGCGCGGCCGCCTTCGCGCGCCATGCCGGGGTGGCGCCTGTCCCGGTGTGGTCGGGAAACACTGCCGGTCGCGTGCGCATGACCCGCTCGGGCAACCGCCAACTCAACGCCGCCCTGCATCGCATCGCCGTAACCCAGATCCGTCTCAACGGCCTTGGGCAGGTTTACTACCGGAAGCGGCTAGCCGACAGCGATTCCACCACCGAAGCCCTGCGCTGCCTCAAACGCCGCTTGGCCCGCGTCGTCTTCGGCCACCTCCAGACCGACGAACAGAACCGTCAACAGCCTTGCCAACCGGCAGCGGCTTGACATAGGAGAAACCCATGAACATCCAATCCGCCCCTGAGGGACTGACCGACGGTTTCCATCTGGTAGTGGACGCCCTGAAGCTCAACGGGATCGACACCATCTACGGTCTGGTCGGTATTCCCATCACCGACCTTGCCCGAGTCGCACAGGCATCGGGTATCCGCTTCATCGGATTTCGTCACGAAACCTCAGCCGGGAACGCCGCGGCCGCCGCCGGGTTTCTCACCCGAAAGCCCGGCATCTGTTTGACAGTGTCGGCCCCGGGTTTCCTCAACGGGCTGGTCGCGCTGGCGAACGCAACAACGAACTGTTTTCCGATGATCCAGATCTCAGGATCCAGCGAGCGCGCACTCGTGGATCTCCAGCGCGGCGCCTATGAGGAACTCGACCAACTGAGTGCGGCGCGGCCGTTCGCAAAAGCAGCGTACCGAATCTCCCGTGCGGAAGACATCGGACTCGGCGTCGCGCGCGCCATCCGCGCCGCGGTGTCGGGCCGGCCGGGTGGGGTGTACCTCGATATCCCCGGTGCCGTGCTCGCTCAGGCCCTCGACGCGACCGCCGCGGCCAGCACCCTGTGGCGGGTCGTCGACCCTGCTCCCCGGCAGCTCCCCGCACCCGAGGCGGTTGAGCGGGCGCTGGACTTACTGGCCACCGCGCGCCGGCCGCTGATTGTGCTCGGCAAAGGCGCCGCCTATGCCCAGGCGGACACCGTGATCCGGCGTTTCGTGGAGACTACCCGAATCCCCTTCTTGCCGATGTCGATGGCGAAGGGCCTCGTGCCGGACACACACCCGCAGTCGGTTGCGGCTGCCCGGTCGCTGGCGCTGAGCCGCGCGGACGTGGTCATGTTGATCGGCGCGCGATTGAACTGGCTGTTAGGCAATGGTGAATCACCACCGTGGTCTGCCGACGTGAAATTCGTCCAGGTGGACGTTCAAACGTGCGAATTCGACAGCAACCGGCCGATCGCCGCGCCGCTGGCCGGCGATATCGGCTCGGTGCTGTCGGTGCTCCTGGACCGCATCATCACCCAGCCGCTCGCCGTGCCGACGGCGTGGACTGATGAACTCGCCGAGCGCAAAGCTCGCAACGATACCGCAATGCGTGAACGCCTCGCGGAGGATGCGCATCCGATGCGGTTTTACAGCGCGCTGCGGGTGATTCGCGAGGTGCTGGCGCAGCACCCCGAGGTCTATGTGGTCAACGAGGGCGCTAACGCCCTAGATATCGCCCGCAACGTCATCGATATGCAGATGCCGCGGCATCGCCTAGACAGCGGAACCTGGGGTGTCATGGGTATCGGCATGGGCTACGCCATCGCGGCGGCGATCGAGACCGGACAGCCGGTGATTGCGATTGAAGGTGACAGCGCGTTCGGCTTCAGCGGGATGGAATTCGAAACGATATGTCGCTATCGGCTCCCGATTACCGTTGTCGTCCTCAACAACGGCGGCGTCTACCGCGGCGACGAGGTCGCGGCCAGCGGAACGGATCCGGCACCCACCGTACTGAGCGCGCATGCGCATCACGAAAAGATCGCAGAGGCGTTTGGCGGCAAGGGGTATCATGTCATCACTCCCGTTCAATTGGAGTCTGCTCTCGTCGACGCGTTAGCATCGGGGACGCCGGCGATTATCGATTGTGTACTCGATCCCGCCGCCGGCGTGGAAAGCGGACATCTGACGGCGCTGAACCCGAAAAGCGCGGCTGCCGGCGGCTAATTTCTGCGGGAGCAGAGTTATCGCGGGCAGGCGCTGAGGTTATCGCAACGGCAAACCGGTGATCGCCCTGCTGATAACCAGCCGTTGAATTTCGCTGGTACCTTCAAAGATCGTGAAGATCTTGGCATCTCGGCGCATACGCTCAACCGGGTAGTCACGCGTGTAGCCATTACCACCAAGGATTTGCAGCGCTTCGTCGGTGACGTAGACGGCGGTCTCGCTGGCGACCAGCTTAGCCATCGATCCCTCGGCGGCCAGGAAAGGTTTGTTATGGCGAGCCATCCACCCGGCGCGCCACACCAGTAGCCGCGACGCGTCAATCCGGGCTTTCATGTCCGCCAGTTTGAACCCGATCGCCTGGAAATCCCCGATTTTGCGGCCGAACTGCTCACGTTGTTGCGCGTAGTCCAAGGCATACTCGTAGGCGGCGCGCGCAACCCCCAACGCCATTGCGCCCACAGTAGGTCGGGTCCGCTCGAATGTTGCCAATGCTTCGTGGCTACTGGTGCTTTTCCCCTCCCTGGCGCGTGCGATCCGTTCGTCGAACTTGTCCTTCCCCCCGACGATCAACCTTCCGGGAATCCGGACATCCTCCAAAACCACCTCGGCGGTGTGCGAAGCCCGGATACCGTGCTTGTGAAATTTCTGTCCCTGCTGAAACCCCTGCGTATCCGGCGGGATGATGAACATGGCCTGTCCCCGCGATCCCAGATCCGGATACACCGACGCCACGACGATGTGCACGTTGGCGATACCGCCGTTGGTGGCCCAGGTTTTCGTGCCGTT encodes:
- the purD gene encoding phosphoribosylamine--glycine ligase, producing MRVLVIGSGAREHALLLALRKDPQVDGLVIAPGNAGTALIADQHQVDITSGDEVAALARRVKADMVVIGPEVPLVLGVADAVRADGIVCFGPTKEAARIEGSKAFAKEIMAAAGVSTAASEIVDNPAYLDRALDRFGLAVGEPAWVVKDDRLAAGKGVVVTPDRAIARAHAARLLESGHPVLLESYLDGPEVSLFCVVDGMTVVPLLAAQDFKRVGDGDTGPNTGGMGAYAPLPWLPEGICAQIVTEIVEPVAAELTRRDCPFQGLLYAGLAITKNGPAVVEFNCRFGDPETQSILALLDSPLGQLLYAAATGELAAFGALRWRDGAAVTVVLAAENYPNHPRLGDVIIGSDADGVLHAGTTRRGDGTVVSSGGRVLSVVGTGTDLCAARSAAYRILESIRLPGGHFRTDIALLAAEGKIHI
- a CDS encoding gamma-glutamyltransferase family protein; this encodes MTVPFSWELPYAWPRKPVLAQNVVCTSQPLAAQAGLRMLSEGGSAVDAALAAAITLTVVEPVSNGIGSDAFAIVWDGQRLHGLNASGRSPAAWTPEYFGGRAVPTLGWDSVTVPGAVSAWVELHAKFGKLPFTRVFEPAITYARNGFLVSPTVAAQWAAQAPICESQPGFAEVFLPRGRPPKPGELVRFPDHAATLETIAMTNGEAFYRGELAAELEAHAAAHGAALRASDLATHRPDWVGTVSAAYRGYTVHEIPPNGQGIVALIALGILEHFDIGSFPVDSADSLHLQIEALKLAFADAHTYVADIGHMPLAPQQLLDSEYLRHRATLIDLNRATPASAGQPGGGTVYLAAADAAGMMVSMIQSNYMGFGSGVVVPGTGIALQNRGSSFAVTRGHPNQVGPNKRPYHTIIPGFLTRDGAPVMSFGVMGGTMQPQGHVQMVVRIADYGQNPQTACDGPRFRWLQGMQLCCEPGLPQSTLDELHRRGHQLVVVDDYNDFGSCQAIWRLDDGYFAASDPRRDGQAAGC
- a CDS encoding FadD7 family fatty acid--CoA ligase gives rise to the protein MTAAAPQIAALVEAAARRHPETPALIVTANRVPVTYRDLITLVDELAGQLARRGLQPGDRVALRAPNSAAFVLGFLAASRAGLVAVPLDPALPLAEQNARIAAAGARVALIDQSGETGETAFPCWPVSVPVSRGGLRIDLDAAAPPYPVSAAPDGLRSDDAVIMFTGGTTGSPKMVPWTCDNIASAVRGVIDTYRLGPQDATVAVMPLFHGHGLVAALLSTLASGGTVLLPAGGRFSAHTFWDDIRAAHATWFTAVPTIHQILLKRAAAEHSGGLRFIRSCSAALSTQTAQALRTEFGAPVMSAYGMTEATHQVASTTDDQIPAAGFVGCSTGAQIRIVGDDGRPCPPDAVGEIWLRGRTVARGYLGDPDATARTFTDGWLHTGDLGSLSAGGELTLRGRIKELINRAGEKVSPERVEVVLTSHPNVVEAAVFGVPDPIYGETVAAVVVAGASDHPDTTELASFCRERLAAFEVPATIQVTDELPHTAKGSVDRRAAAEKFGASRA
- a CDS encoding IS110 family transposase, with amino-acid sequence MKEATTMVVVGADVHKRTHTFVAVDEAGRKLAEKVVKATTAGHAEAVMWARESFGPEVVWAIEDCRHLSARLERDLMGFGQSVVRVPPKLMAQTRASARTRGKSDPIDALAVARGFLREPDLPVASHDEVSRELKLLVDRREVLVAQRTATINRLLWRVHELDPDHAPKARSLDLAKHRRILGDWLATVPGLVAELARDELADIIRLTETINALTKRIGQRVRHVAPVLLALPGCGELTAAKLVGETAGVTRFKSAAAFARHAGVAPVPVWSGNTAGRVRMTRSGNRQLNAALHRIAVTQIRLNGLGQVYYRKRLADSDSTTEALRCLKRRLARVVFGHLQTDEQNRQQPCQPAAA
- the oxc gene encoding oxalyl-CoA decarboxylase codes for the protein MNIQSAPEGLTDGFHLVVDALKLNGIDTIYGLVGIPITDLARVAQASGIRFIGFRHETSAGNAAAAAGFLTRKPGICLTVSAPGFLNGLVALANATTNCFPMIQISGSSERALVDLQRGAYEELDQLSAARPFAKAAYRISRAEDIGLGVARAIRAAVSGRPGGVYLDIPGAVLAQALDATAAASTLWRVVDPAPRQLPAPEAVERALDLLATARRPLIVLGKGAAYAQADTVIRRFVETTRIPFLPMSMAKGLVPDTHPQSVAAARSLALSRADVVMLIGARLNWLLGNGESPPWSADVKFVQVDVQTCEFDSNRPIAAPLAGDIGSVLSVLLDRIITQPLAVPTAWTDELAERKARNDTAMRERLAEDAHPMRFYSALRVIREVLAQHPEVYVVNEGANALDIARNVIDMQMPRHRLDSGTWGVMGIGMGYAIAAAIETGQPVIAIEGDSAFGFSGMEFETICRYRLPITVVVLNNGGVYRGDEVAASGTDPAPTVLSAHAHHEKIAEAFGGKGYHVITPVQLESALVDALASGTPAIIDCVLDPAAGVESGHLTALNPKSAAAGG
- a CDS encoding acyl-CoA dehydrogenase family protein; its protein translation is MSFSLELSDDVIHVRDWVHEFAADVIRPAAAEWDEREETPWPIIQEAAKVGLYSIDLFSTQAAEPTGLGMLTVFEEMFWGDAGIALSILGTGLAAAALAANGTREQLGEWLPQMFGTVDDPKLGSFCSSEPDAGSDVGAIATRARYDEASDEWILNGTKTWATNGGIANVHIVVASVYPDLGSRGQAMFIIPPDTQGFQQGQKFHKHGIRASHTAEVVLEDVRIPGRLIVGGKDKFDERIARAREGKSTSSHEALATFERTRPTVGAMALGVARAAYEYALDYAQQREQFGRKIGDFQAIGFKLADMKARIDASRLLVWRAGWMARHNKPFLAAEGSMAKLVASETAVYVTDEALQILGGNGYTRDYPVERMRRDAKIFTIFEGTSEIQRLVISRAITGLPLR